A genome region from Gadus chalcogrammus isolate NIFS_2021 chromosome 7, NIFS_Gcha_1.0, whole genome shotgun sequence includes the following:
- the LOC130385629 gene encoding stromelysin-1-like, whose translation MRSLNLCIFLSLTAAVVYSLPLDRDQPPQQITHKDEEFAESYLKSFFNLTKEHERSFGRQGVNPMVEKLREMQRFFGLSITGSVDADTMQMMKKARCGVPDTQVARFSTFAGDLKWQTTALTYRILNYTPDMSRAEVDDSVEKALNVWAKVTPLTFRRIERGTADIMISFARRSHGDFNPFDGPQGTLAHAYAPSTGIGGDAHFDEDEDFTYRSTSGYVLFLVAAHEFGHSLGLGHSRDPGALMYPNYIYKNPDTFQLPRDDVNGIQSLYGPNGNVSTNKPTPPTTPNSCDATMVLDAVSTLRGEMLFFKGSFFWRKHLQNPRARQSLISSFWPNAPEKVDAAFESRQTDRVYLFQGRQVWAFSGYDLASGFPRNIDYFGLPRNINKINAALYDTHTRRTLFFVGDQYYSYDEARRTMDAGFPKSIETLLPGHTSKVTAGFQYRGYTYIYSGSNMLEYSLRTGRLFRALRNDYFLPCAN comes from the exons ATGCGCTCTTTGAACCTGTGCATCTTCCTGAGCTTGACGGCGGCAGTGGTTTACTCCCTGCCCCTAGACAGAGATCAACCGCCACAACAAATCACCCATAAAGATGAAGAATTTGCAGAG agCTACCTCAAGAGCTTCTTCAACCTCACCAAAGAGCATGAGAGGTCTTTTGGTCGCCAGGGGGTCAACCCCATGGTCGAGAAGCTTAGGGAAATGCAGCGCTTCTTTGGCCTGAGTATCACTGGCTCAGTGGACGCTGACACCATGCAGATGATGAAGAAGGCCCGCTGCGGGGTCCCCGACACCCAAGTCGCCCGCTTCTCCACTTTCGCGGGGGACCTTAAGTGGCAAACAACGGCCCTCACCTACAG GATTCTGAACTACACTCCGGACATGTCCCGGGCAGAGGTAGACGATTCTGTGGAAAAAGCGTTGAATGTTTGGGCCAAGGTCACTCCCCTGACGTTTCGAAGGATCGAGCGCGGTACCGCTGACATCATGATCTCCTTCGCGAGACGAT CGCATGGTGATTTCAACCCCTTCGACGGCCCCCAGGGCACCCTCGCCCATGCCTATGCCCCATCCACGGGGATCGGCGGCGACGCCCACTTTGATGAAGACGAGGATTTCACCTACCGTTCAACAAGTG GTTATGTTCTTTTCCTGGTTGCGGCCCATGAGTTTGGACATTCCCTGGGCTTGGGCCACTCCAGGGACCCCGGTGCGCTCATGTACCCAAATTACATCTACAAGAACCCCGACACGTTTCAGCTGCCCCGCGACGATGTCAACGGCATCCAGTCCCTTTATG GTCCTAACGGCAATGTGAGCACAAATAAACCCACACCACCCACAACCCCCAACTCCTGCGACGCAACCATGGTTCTCGACGCTGTGAGCACCCTGAGGGGCGAGATGCTCTTCTTCAAGGGCAG TTTCTTCTGGCGTAAGCACCTCCAGAACCCCAGGGCCCGGCAGTCCCTCATCTCCAGCTTCTGGCCCAACGCCCCCGAAAAAGTCGATGCTGCTTTCGAGAGCCGCCAGACTGACCGAGTCTATCTATTCCAAG GTCGTCAGGTCTGGGCTTTCTCCGGGTATGATCTGGCGAGCGGCTTTCCCAGGAATATCGACTATTTCGGTCTGCCTAGGAACATAAACAAAATCAATGCTGCCTTGTACGATACCCATACACGCAGGACCTTGTTCTTTGTGGGCGACCAGTACTATAG TTATGATGAGGCAAGGCGCACGATGGACGCAGGATTCCCCAAGTCAATAGAAACCCTCCTCCCAGGACACACCAGCAAGGTGACGGCTGGATTCCAGTACAGAG GTTACACCTACATTTACAGCGGGTCCAACATGCTTGAGTACAGCCTGAGGACCGGAAGGCTGTTCCGTGCCCTGAGGAACGATTACTTCCTGCCATGTGCTAACTAG
- the LOC130385632 gene encoding collagenase 3-like codes for MRSLNLCIFLSLTAAVVYSLPLDRDQPPQQITHKDEEFAESYLKSFFNLTKEHERSFGRQGVNPMVEKLREMQRFFGLSITGSVDADTMQMMKKARCGVPDTQVARFSTFAGDLKWQTTALTYRILNYTPDMSRAEVDDSVEKALNVWARVTPLTFRRIERGTADIMISFARRSHGDFNPFDGPQGTLAHAYAPSTGIGGDAHFDEDEDFTYRSTSGYVLFLVAAHEFGHSLGLGHSRDPGALMYPNYIYKNPDTFQLPRDDVNGIQSLYGPNGNVIPNEPTPPTTPNSCDATMVLDAVSTLRGEMLFFKGSFFWRKHLQNPRARQSLISSFWPNAPEKVDAAFESRQTDRVYLFQGRQVWAFSGYGLASGFPRNIDYFGLPRNVNKINAALYDTRTRRTLFFVGDQYYSYDEARRTMDAGFPKSIETLLPGHTSKVTAGFQYRGYTYIYSGSNMFEYSLRTGRLFRVLRTDYFLPCAN; via the exons ATGCGCTCTTTGAACCTGTGCATCTTCCTGAGCTTGACGGCGGCAGTGGTTTACTCCCTGCCCCTAGACAGAGATCAACCGCCACAACAAATCACCCATAAAGATGAAGAATTTGCAGAG agCTACCTCAAGAGCTTCTTCAACCTCACCAAAGAGCATGAGAGGTCTTTTGGTCGCCAGGGGGTCAACCCCATGGTCGAGAAGCTCAGGGAAATGCAGCGCTTCTTTGGCCTGAGTATCACTGGCTCAGTGGACGCTGACACCATGCAGATGATGAAGAAGGCCCGCTGCGGGGTCCCCGACACCCAAGTCGCCCGCTTCTCCACTTTCGCGGGGGACCTTAAGTGGCAAACAACGGCCCTCACCTACAG GATTCTGAACTACACTCCGGACATGTCCCGTGCAGAGGTAGACGATTCTGTGGAAAAAGCGTTGAATGTTTGGGCCAGGGTCACTCCCCTGACGTTTCGAAGGATCGAGCGCGGTACCGCTGACATCATGATCTCCTTCGCGAGACGAT CGCATGGTGATTTCAACCCCTTCGACGGCCCCCAGGGCACCCTCGCCCATGCCTATGCCCCATCCACGGGGATCGGCGGCGACGCCCACTTTGATGAAGACGAGGATTTCACCTACCGTTCAACAAGTG GTTATGTTCTTTTCCTGGTTGCGGCCCATGAGTTTGGACATTCCCTGGGCTTGGGCCACTCCAGGGACCCCGGTGCGCTCATGTACCCAAATTACATCTACAAGAACCCCGACACGTTTCAGCTGCCCCGCGACGATGTCAACGGCATCCAGTCCCTTTATG GTCCTAACGGCAATGTGATCCCAAATGAACCCACACCACCCACAACCCCCAACTCCTGCGACGCAACCATGGTTCTCGACGCTGTGAGCACCCTGAGGGGCGAGATGCTCTTCTTCAAGGGCAG TTTCTTCTGGCGTAAGCACCTCCAGAACCCCAGGGCCCGGCAGTCCCTCATCTCCAGCTTCTGGCCCAACGCCCCCGAAAAAGTCGATGCTGCTTTCGAGAGCCGCCAGACTGACCGAGTCTATCTATTCCAAG GTCGTCAGGTCTGGGCTTTCTCCGGGTATGGTCTGGCGAGCGGCTTTCCCAGGAATATCGACTATTTCGGTCTGCCTAGGAACGTAAACAAAATCAATGCTGCCTTGTACGATACCCGTACGCGCAGGACCTTGTTCTTTGTGGGCGACCAGTACTATAG TTATGATGAGGCAAGACGAACGATGGACGCAGGATTCCCCAAGTCAATAGAAACCCTCCTCCCAGGACACACCAGCAAGGTGACGGCTGGATTCCAGTACAGAG GTTACACCTACATTTACAGTGGGTCCAACATGTTTGAGTACAGCCTGAGGACCGGAAGGCTGTTCCGTGTCCTGAGGACCGATTACTTCCTGCCATGCGCTAACTAG